In Kaistella sp. 97-N-M2, the sequence GAGATTCACCTTGCCCGTTTCGAAGGTTGTCGTAATTCCTTTGAGCACTTCTACAGAGCTGTCGAAACTTTTCTTTAAATCTTTTACTTCAATCATTAGCTAAGGAACATTTGCGTTAATATTAAGTTCATGATAATGATGGCAACAATCGTCCAAACCACAGCCTGCGTACTGGCGCGACCTACTTCCAAAGAGCCACCTTTTACATTGTAGCCAAAATATGCCGGAATTGTCGCTATTAAAAAGGCAAAAGCTGCCGTTTTAAAAAAAGCGTACCAGATAAAATGTTGCGGCATATACATTTGGATTCCCGTAATGTAATCTGCTTTACTCCAACTTCCGGTGGCGATTCCGGCAAGGTAGCCGCCCCAAATACCAAAAACAATACTGATGGCGATGAGCAGAGGATTGAAGATAACGCTGGCCAAAATTTTCGGCAGAATTAAAAAATTGGGCGAATTTACACCCATAATATCCAATGCGTCGATCTGTTCGGTCACGCGCATGGTCCCAATACTGGAAGCAATGTACGAACCGACTTTTCCCGCCAAAATTACGGAGATGATGGTCGGGGCAAATTCCAAAATCAAAACCACTTTAGTGGCATATCCGATAAAGGAGTTGGGGATGGGGAATGAAGAGGCACTGAAGTTATTGTACATTTGTATAGCCACAACAGCGCCAACAAATGTAGAGGTGAACAATACGAGTCCAAAGGAATTAACGCCCAAATCGTAAATTTCGCGCATAAATAACTTTCCGAAGACCGATCGCTTTTGCGGTCTCTTCATCGTCTTGGATAGTAAGATAAAATATGCTCCTATCTCGCTAAAGAGTCTTTTTAACATTCTGCTAAATTAGTGTTTTATTTTTTTCTAAATTTTTTTAATTGGCATTTTTATCGCCGCCAATCACTAAAAAAATTGTTTTGAAAATGATGATGAAATCCAGGCTTAAACTCCAGTTTTTAACGTAAAAGGCGTCAGCCAGAATTCTTTTCTGCATTTTAATATCCATGTTACCGGAATCCCCGCGAAGGCCGTTTACCTGTGCAAGCCCCGTAATACCAGGTTTTACAAGACTTCGAACTGAATACCGACCTATTTTCAGTTTGTAAAAATCATCCACAAGAAGCATATGCGGTCGCGGACCAACTACAGACATCTCGCCTTTGAGGACATTCAGAAACTGCGGCATCTCGTCTAAACTCGTTTTTCTTAGAAATCTGCCGATTTTCGTAATTCTTTTGTCATTTTCGGTTGTCGTCTGCTTCGTACATTCATCATTAACACACATGGTGCGAAATTTTATGCAGCTAAAAACGTGATCGTGGAAGCCATAGCGTTTCTGTAAAAAGAAAACCGGCCCTTTGCTGTTAAGTTTAATGAGAATGGCCACAACAGGGAAAAGCCAGGAACAGATAAACACAAGAATCAAAATCGCAAATAAAAGATCTATCGTTCTTTTAATGGTAATATTGGTAAAATAATCCAAAGGAAATTTGGCCGGTACCAGGACGGGCTGCATCTCGATATATCCCAAATCATATTTGAAAAAATTATTTTTTACGATGCTCGGAATTAGGGAGATGCGAACTTTGTTCAGCTCGGCATGGCGGTAGATTTCCTGCTCTTCATCCTTTTCAAACCGGTGCGAAGAAAGGTACATGGTGTGAATTCCGTTGTCTTTCCAGAATTCGATTAGTTTTTCTGTATTGAAGAGTTGTTCTGCCGGGTATTCAAAGATGCGGAAGCCGTAATCTTTTCTTTCCGTTAAAATTGTTTTCAGCAACTCCGTTGAGGAATCTTCACTCAAAAACATAATGTTTCTATAATTTATACCAAGCGTTCTTAAATATTTCAAGGTAAAAAACACCAGCGATTTCACGACAAAAAGCAACAGAAAAAGAAAAACGGCGATAAGAAACCGGTCCTGTTTCAGAAAATTATTATTGCTCACCTTCGCGAGCAGAATAACGCCAAAAATAAAGATGAAAATATGCGTTACAAGGCGTTCCAGGTAAATGGTGTAAGTTAAATTTCGAGCAACGGAATATAATTTCGTGCGGCCACTTAACAAAATCCAAAAAAAGGTCAGCAGGATGATCGAAAGACCGTTCTGTTCCCAGATTTCCTGTTCGTAACTGAATTCGTTATTTCTGAGGAAGAAAAACAAAAATACTCCGGCTATTACCAAAACATCAAGCAAAATAAAGATCGCTTTGAAATATCTGGAATATCGAAGTTTTTGCATAAAAGCTGGTTATATAAAAAGTAAATTTAACGTAATTTACGGAATATTCAAATATTTATGCGTTTGCACCGAGGCCAGCCATTTGGGATTTGCCATAATGAAGTCGGTAATTTTCGGATACATTTCGTCGCGTTTGCTCCATTCGCTTTGCAGATAAAGTCTGCAGTTTTCCGAAACTTTTGCTGCCTGTTCTTCCGCGAATTTAAAATCGTTATTGTTGAAGATAATCATTTTCAACTCGCTTGCCTGAGAATAAATGGCGTCTTTGGGTAAACCGGTTTTCTTTGGGGAAAGCGTAATCCAGTCTAAAACGCCGCTCATTTCGTAGGCGCCGGATGTTTCGATATGAATGTCGCAACCCAGTCCTTTCAGCTTTTCCGTGAGAAAAGTTAAGTTCCACATCAGCGGTTCGCCGCCGGTTAAGACCACGGTTTTGCAGTGGCGGGCTGCGGTTTCTGCAATTTCCTGCGCCGACATCAAAGGATGGAGATTCGGATCCCAGCTTTCTTTCACATCGCACCAGTGGCAGCCCACATCGCAGCCTCCCAGGCGGATGAAATACGCCGCTTTTCCGGTATGGGCACCTTCGCCCTGAATGGTGTAAAAATGCTCCATCACAGGGAGCATTTTACCTTCTTTCAATAAAATATTTTCTTCTTCTTTAATCATTATATACAGACGTTTTATACGCCAAAATGGTGTTTTTGAGCAACATTGCCCGCGTCATAGGTCCCACGCCGCCGGGAACCGGCGTAATGGCTTCGGCTTTGTCTTTACAGCTTTCGAAATCAACGTCGCCCATCAGTTTATAGCCTTTTTCGGTGTTGTCTTCAACGCGCGTAATTCCGACGTCGATTACGATGGCTCCTTTTTTAATCATATCTCCTTTCAGAAAGTTCGGATCGCCCAAAGCCGTAATCACAATATCGGCGTTTCTTGTAAACTCTTCAATATGAGGGGTGTAGGAATGCGTCAAAGTTACGGTAGAATTCCCCGGAAAGTCTTTTCTTCCCATCAAAATACTCATGGGTCTTCCGACAATGCGGCTTCTGCCGATGATCACGCAGTGTTTTCCTTTCGTATCGATTTGATAGCGTTCCAAAAGCGTTAAAATTCCAAACGGCGTTGCAGGTAAAAAAGTGTCCATTTCCAGCGCCATTTTACCGAAATTTTCCGGGTGAAAACCATCTACGTCTTTTCGAGGATCGATGGCCATAATAATTTTCTCCTGGTCGATCTGTTTTGGTAAAGGCAGCTGCACGATGAAACCGTCGATGTCTTTTGATTTGTTTAGCTCGTCGATTTTTTCTAAAAGTTCCGCCTCCGAAACCGTGCTCGAAAATTTAACAAGAGAAGATTTGAAGCCGACTTCTTTGCAGTCTTTAATTTTGTTATTCACATAAGTCATGCTCGCGCCGTTGTTTCCCACAAGAATTGCGACCAAATGTGGCGGACGTCTTTTTCCTGCCACAATTTTATCAACATCAGCGCGGATCTCCTGTTTAATTTCTTTCGAAACCTTCAATCCATCGAGAATTTTTGCCATTTTACTTTTACTTTAGATTTATTTGGGATTTACTTTTTCTCTTTAAAATAATTCATCAAACCATTGGTTGAAGAATCGTGGGAAGCGATTGTTTCGTTGCTTTTAATCTCGGAAAGAATTTTGCCGGCCAGTACTTTTCCTAACTCCACGCCGAACTGATCGAAACTGAAAATATTCCAGATGACGCCCTGCACGAAAATTTTGTGTTCATACAGCGCAATCAGCTGACCTAAAGAAAACGGACTTAATTCATTAAATAACAACGAGTTTGTCGGCGTGTTGCCGTGAAAGACTTTGTAATTAACCAACCGCTCGATCTCTTCTTCCGATTTGCCAGATTTTTTCAGGTCTGCTCTGGCTTCTTCTTCTGTTTTTCCGAAAGCCAGCGCTTCGGTTTGCGCAAAAAAGTTTGCCATAAGTTTTTCCTGATGATCCGAAACTTTATTCAAAGATTTTGCGTAAGCGATGAAATCGGCGGGAATTAATTCTGTTCCCTGGTGAATTAACTGATAAAAAGCGTGCTGCCCGTTTGTTCCGGGTTCGCCCCAAATAATTGGGCCAGTTTCATATTCAACAAAATTACCGTTTCGATCCACGCATTTGCCGTTGCTTTCCATATCGCCCTGTTGTAAATACGCCGGGAAACGATCTAAATATTGAGAGTAGGGAAGAATGGCGTACGTTCCGGCATCAAAAAAATTGCGGTACCAAATGCCCGACAGCGCCATCAAAACCGGCACATTTTCTTTAAAATCGGCGGTACGGAAATGAATATCTGTTTCATTCGCGCCTTTCAGCAACTGCTCGAAATGATCATAACCTACGAAGAGAACGATGCTCAGGCCGATCGCACTCCAAAGCGAATATCTTCCGCCGACCCAATCCCAGAATTCAAAAATATTTTCTTCTGCAATCCCGAAATCTTTCACCGCGTCGGTATTGGTAGAAAGCGCGACGAAATGTTTCGCCACATCTTCCTGTTTACCAGCTTTTAAAAACCAGTCTTTTGCAGAGGCTGCATTGGTCATGGTTTCCTGCGTGGTAAAAGTTTTGGAAGCGATAATGAAAAGCGTAGTTTCAGGATTCAGATCTTTTAAAGTTTCTGCGATATGATTGCCGTCTACATTGGAAACAAAATGGACTTCCAGACGTGTTTTGAAATGTTTCAACGCGGAACACACCATCACGGGTCCCAAATCGGAGCCGCCAATGCCGATGTTCACCACATCTGTGATTTCTTTGCCCGAAAAACCTTTGTGTTCGCCGGAAATAATTTTTTCGGAGAAGTTTTTCATTTGGTTTAAAACTTTCCGGATCGCGGGTTTAATATTTTCGCCGTCCACCAAAATTTCCTGATCCGAAAAATCCCGTAAAGCCGTGTGCAAAACCGCTCGGCCCTCGGTTTCGTTGATGATGTCTCCGGTGAACATTTTTTCGATTGCAGTTTTTACCCCGCATTCTTCGGCTAAATTTTGCAAAAGATCAAACGTTCTTCCATCGATGAGATTTTTGGAATAATCGAAAAGATAGTTTTCGCGCTGAACCGAAAATTGCTTGAAACGCTCGGGATTATATTCAAAAAGGGTTCGAAGTTCAAAATCGTTTTGCGCAAAATGCTCGTTGAGTGCTTTCCAGGCATCGGTTTGGATAGGATTTATTTTCGGCAACATATTTTTTAATTTTTTAACCTTAAAAAGGGTATTGATCAAGGCGCAAATTTACGGAAAAATAAAACCTCCGAAAAAATTCCAGAGGTTGAATTTCAAGGACTTTCCTTTACTGGGGTGAAGTTGGGTTCTCGAACTTGCCCAGGGTTTTTCGTTTTCGGAGAATATAAAAAATGAATCCACCGATGATGATGAGCGGCCAGATTTTCAGCATGCCTAAAATGATACTTTGAATCAAATAAAATCCTTCCGACACGGCATTTTTTGCCTCGTAATTGAAATTGTTTTGATACTGATCGTCCCTGTTTTTCGTATTCGAAACCGGAATTTCTGCGAGGCGAAGTTGCGGTTCTTTCAGGTAAATGTCGATGTTGCTGTATTTAAGTTGATCTTGCATGTCGAAAGCGCTTATTTTTTGATAGTTGCCTTCCTGCTCGTTATCATCCGACATCTTTACCTTTCCTTTATCGAGGTGTAACTTCTCAATATTCCCAGCACTTTTTGAATTTCGTTTCGCTTCGAGTTCCGCCAGTTTGATGTTTGAAGTAACATCTTCCGCCAGAATCGACCGCAAAGTGAGAAACACTTTTTTATTGTTGATCAAAAGCAGGAGGTCGCCTAATTTTTCCGTAGGAACGCGGACCTGCATTGTGTTTTCGGTTTGAAATTTCCGAACTATTATGGCATTTTCATCAGAGATTGCAAGCGTTTCTTCCGACAAAATCTGTGAATTCAGGTCGCTCGACGTAACAAACCCGCCCAAATCTTTTAAAGATTTTTCAATGTAAACCGTAGCGTCGTACACATCTTTGACTTCCATGCTAACTTCGGCGGATTTTATGAACTGTTTGTCTTTCACAGCCATCGTTGCCACCGATGAAATGCTGTCGTTGGTTGCGGCGGGAGAATTTTCATCAGCAATACTTACACTGTTCGCGGTTTCTGCGGTGCCGGATTTTTCACAGGCGGCGAAGCAGGTAAACATGATCAAAACAATCGCGGTGTGGGAAAATGTTGTTTTCATAACGGAAATTTTTTGGATTAATTAAATCAAATGTCCGCGTGAAATTTTTGTAAAGTTTGTAAAAGGCTTTTATTGTTTTTGTAAAGATTTAATTCCTGCTAAATATTTGATTGGCAGTATTTTGTAAAACAGAAAAATCTTCTTCCGGAGAAAAAGATTCTATTTAATTTAAAGAAGTTTTATGCTAACTGAAGATCGCGCGAAGTTTATGTTTGTTATCAAACAGGATCCAAAGCAAGATTAAAAACAGAATTACGGCGATGGCGATTCCCTGTATTCCCGGCGAAACCGTAAAGTTTTGGGCTAAAATACCGATCATTACAGGAAATAATACCAGCGCGCCTATTGTTCTGGTTCTCGGAAAAAGAGCCAGAAGACCACCGGTTAATTCCATCGCGCCAACTAAAGGCAATAACCACGGTATTTGCATTATCGCGCTGAAGACTTTTTGCGTTTCTTCCGGCAACTCCGGCACTGGCATGTAATGTAGAAATTTGTCGAGACCTGCGTTGATGAACATCAAAGCAAACAACGTGAAGAGAAGTGTTTTAAGAATTTTCATGATTTAAGTTTTTGGTAAATCAAATTTAATATTATTCTTTTTCCTCTAAAATAATTTTTTTCGTGATTTTATATTTTCTGCGCGTTCGGTTCAGCCTGCTTTCTTCGCCAAGCAGTTTTCCCCAAGGCTCCAACCCTTCAATTCTCTCGAAAATAATTTTTAAAATGGCGAGGAAAGGAATACTCAGAAACATCCCCGAAATTCCCCACAATTCTTCGCCGATCAAAAGACCGATAAACGTGAAAAGGGCATTAATTTTAACCTTCGAACCCACGACCAAAGGGAGCGTAATATTGGCATCTACCGCATGAATGGCGATAAAGCCGAAAAGAACGAAAAGCGTGTGATTTCCGCCGGTTGCGAAGGAAATAAGACAAGCAATTGCAGCGGAAAACAAAATTCCAATGTAAGGAATAACGTTGAGCAAACCGGTTAAAATACCCAACAAAATGGCATATTTTACGCCCAAAACCGAGAGCAAAATGGTTGTGAGGACACTCACGATTAAAATTTGAATGAGTAGTCCGGAAATATATTCCTTTATAATTTTTTGAATTTCTAATATGGCCTCGTTTACTTTCGAAAAATGTTTTTGATGAAAGACGGAAGTAATGAAAGTATATAATATTCGGCGGTAATTTAAAAGAAAAATAAAAAACAAAGCACTGAAAATAAAAAATGCCATCGTCGACGAAAACATTGCTACGGTGAAACCTAAAATAATTCCCGTCGAGGAGAGCAGGTTTTCCAATCCCTGATCGATATAACTCATCTGCTTCTCGAAGTTTACGTGAAAAGTTTTCGAAACCCAAATCTGCAGGTCGTTAAATGATTTTGAAACCTGTGTTTTCAGCACGGGAAAATCGCTCGCAAAATCACTGAGTTGCGTGGTGAAAAAATAGATAAGTGCAGACAGGAAAACCATCATCACCAGTAGTGAAGAAAAGGTAGAAATGGTGCGGGAAAACTTAAATTTCCGTTCCAAATAATTAGCGAACGGAAGAAATAAAAGCGCCATCAGAAAAGCAAAAAAAAGGGGCGCCAGTACGCCTTTGCCCACTTTTGCCAAATAGCCTAAAGCCAAAATGCTCACAAGAATCAGCGCGAGACGCAGCACAAACGGAAGCTTCATTTCTTTCATCAAACAAAGTAACAATAAAAATGTTTTTTAAAAAGAAAAACGTTCCAACTAATTGAAACGTTTTCTAAACTTTATCTTTCGAGCGCCAGATCGATGACTTCGCTCATGCGGCTCACATAGTGGACCTTCAGCATTTTCAGATAATCTTTTTTAATTTCTTCCACATCTTTTCGGTTGGCTTCGCACAAAATAATTTCTTTTATTCCGGCGCGGGCGGCGGCGAGTAATTTTTCTTTGATGCCACCCACAGGGAGCACTTTTCCGCGCAATGTAATTTCACCCGTCATGGCGAGGTGCGATTTTACTTTTTTGTTTTTGAAACTGGAAACGATGGAGGTCAGCATGGCGATTCCGGCAGACGGGCCGTCTTTAGGCGTAGCGCCTTCCGGAACGTGGACGTGGATGTTGTTTTTCTGAATATCTTCCGAATTAATCCCGAGTTCCGTATGTTTTGCTTTGATGTATTCCAGCGCGATGGTCGCGGATTCTTTCATTACATTTCCGAGGTTTCCCGTCATCGTAAGCGTTCCTTTTCCTTCGCTCAAAATACTTTCGATGAACAGGATGTCGCCACCCACAGACGTCCACGCCAAACCGGTAACAACGCCGGGAACGCTCGTGATTTCGGATAAGTTTTTCATGCGTGGAATGCCTAAAATTTCGTCTATCTTTTCGACGGAAATTTTCGGGTTGTAAGTTTTCTCCATGGCAGTTTGCAAAGCAATCCATCTCGCAACGGAAGCGATCTGCTTTTCTAATCCACGAACGCCACTTTCCGACGTATGTGCATCGACGATATGTTTAAGCTCCGGATTTCCAAGTTTGAAAGATTTTGCGTCCAAACCATTTTCCTCCTGCTGTTTTTTAATTAAATGTCTTTTTGCGATCTCTACCTTTTCTTCCAGCGTATAGCCCGCGATTTCGATGACTTCCATGCGGTCTAGAAGCGGTCTCTGCACGGTTGAAAGCGAGTTTGCCGTCGCGATGAACATCACTTTCGACAGATCGTAGCCCATTTCGAGGAAGTTGTCGTAGAAAGAATTGTTCTGTTCCGGATCCAAAACTTCCAGTAAGGCGGAACTTGGATCGCCGTGAATTCCGGTGGCGATCTTGTCGATCTCGTCTAAAACGATCACAGGATTGGAGGTTCCGGCTTTTTTGATGGACTGCAGAATTCGGCCCGCCATCGCACCGATATAGGTTTTCCGGTGGCCGCGGATTTCGGATTCGTCATGCAGACCACCCAAAGAAAGTCGCACATATTTTCTTCCCAACGCATCCGCAACCGATTTTCCGAGCGACGTTTTACCGACTCCCGGCGGGCCTACCAAACACAGAATTGGGGATTTCATGTTGTTTTTCAGTTTCAGAACCGCCATGTGCTCCAAAATTCTTTTCTTGATATCTTCTAACCCAAAATGTGCTTTGTCCAAAACTTTTTCGGCTTTGCGGATGTCGAAAATATCTTTCGAATATTTCTCCCACGGCAAATCGGTGAAGAAATCGAGATAATTTCGCTGCACGTTATAATCCGGAGAATTCGGGTTTTGGCGCTGAAGACGGTTAATTTCTTTTTTAAAATGGTCGTCAACTTCTTCGTTCCACTTTATTTTTTTTGCTTTTTCTAAAAGTTCCTCCACATCAGATTCGGGACCGCCGCCCAATTCATCCTGAATGGTGCGCATCTGCTGATTCAGGAAGTATTCGCGCTGGCTTTTATCTAATTCCTTATTGGTTTTCAGATGAATTTGATTGCGCAATTCAAGTTTGCGAAAATCGTCGTGCATCAGTTCGTAACACTTTTGCGCCCGGATCATCAGGCTTTTTTCCTCCAAAAGTTTTTGTTTGTCGGAGTAGGGGAAATTCGCATTCGTACAGATAAAATTGAGCAAATCTTCCGGATCGTTCATATTCTTTATTGCAAAGTTGGCTGCGTTCGGAATATTCGGATCCAGTTCGATAATTTGCAAAGCCAAAGCTTTAATGTTTTCTAAAAGAGCGTTGTATTCCTCGGTTTTTTTCGAGTTCACCTCTCTAAGTTTCGTAATTTCGGCTTTAAAATAAGGTTTGGAAGCGGTGAAGTTTTTTATTTTAAACCTTTGAAATCCTCTGGTGATTGCCGTCACATTTCCTTCCGGAAGTTTAATAATCTTGATGATTTTCGCCAAAGTACCGATCTGATAGAGATCTTCTTCCGTCGGGTTTTCGATCGCCGAATTATTTTGGCTTACAATCCCGATAAACTCATTGTTTTTGTGTGCTTCCTCTAAAAGTTGAATGGACATTTCGCGGCCTGCCGTAATAGGAATGACCACTTTTGGGAACATGACCATATTGCGCACCGGCAAAATTGGATACGTTTCCTGATCGCTGTTTTTCGAGTCGTCTAAAATATCAGAAATATTAATTTCTTCGGTCACAACACTAAACCCATCTTCCATAATTTCGTCGAAAGCAATATCTTCAAATTCTGTCATAATACTTTTTGGAATGACAAATTGTCATTTAATTTAATTAGTTACTTAACAAATCCCAGGATTTGCTTTAAAAGTCCTTTCAATAAAAAGGTCTTTTTAATTTCGCAAGCACTATGCCACGGAAAAATTTAGACAAAATTGGCACTATACTTAAAAATTCTTTTTTAAACCTTCAAAATTTTTCTCAATCTCTTAAAAATGTGTATTTTCGCACACTGATAAAATTATACAAAAAATGGCAGTTTTAGGAGAGATTAGAAACAGACCCTGGCTTTTGATGGGAATTATCGCAATTGCGATGTTGGCGTTCGTCGTAAATCCCGATAGTTTAGAGAAATTATTTGGTGCAAAACCAGGTGTTTACGGAAAAGTGAACGGTGACGAAATTACAAAAGAAGATTTCGATGACCAGCTTTTTCTGCTTCAACAACAAGCCCAGCAGCAAGGTCAACCAGCCAAAGGACTGGAAGAACAGGCATGGCAAATGGTCGTACAGTCTAAATTAATTGAGCAGCAGTTCGATAAAATGGGACTTACTTTAACAGAAGACATGTTTTGGAATCAGATTCAGTTCGATCCTATGTTTGCGCAAAACAAAGAAAACTTTGATGCAAAGGGAAATTTCAAGGTTCAGGAAATTAAAAAGCAGATCGAAGAACTTCAAACCAGCGGAAATGTAGAAATGTACAACAACTGGCTGAAGACGAGAAAAGCGATGCAATACAGAATGATGGCGCGTCAGCTATTCGCAAACGTTTCTACAGGCATCACCGTGAGCAAAAAAGAAGCTGAAGAAATGATGAAGCAAAGAGATCAGGTTGCCGATATCGATTTTGTGAAGGTGGATTACGCAGCATACGCTCAAAAAAATCCCGTGAAAATTACCTCGCAGGATTTAACAGATTATATTAAGAAGCATCCGGTAATGTTTAAAAGAGATGCAAGCCGTAATGTCGGTTTGGTTTATTTCCCGGCAGCACCAAGTTCTGAAGATGACGCTACGGCGCAAAAAGAAATCAACAAGTTATTCGCTGAAGGAAGCGAAGTGAGTGGCGGAAAGGAAAATTTCCAAAACACGACAAACGACTCTATGTTTGTGGCTTTAAATTCCGATATGCCTTTTAATCCGCAATATTTCTCTGCAAGTCAATTGCCGGTAGCCATAAAAGATAAGGTAGCTGCTGCAAGTATTGGAACTACATTCGGTCCTTATAAAGAACAGAATTTTTATGTTGTTTCTAAAATTTTAGATAAAAAACCTTCAGATTCTACATTATCCCGTCATATTTTGGTTTCTTACAAAGGAAATCAGGCGGCAGGAACTGCGACAAGAACGAAAGAAGAAGCGAAAAAACTTGCAGATTCCATCAACACGGTGGTTAAGGCTGATCCTTCTAAGTTTGTGGAACTTTTAAAATATTCATCTGATCCGGGTTCTGCCGCACAGGGTGGAAGCGTGGGTTGGACTACTCCGGCAACACCATTTGTACCGGAATATCTAAGCTTCCTGGCAAATAACGGAAAAGGTGCAACAGCAGTTGTTGAAACGCAGTTCGGATATCACGTCATCAACATTGAAGATAAAAAATCCGGCGCCATGACTTATAAAGTAGCCAATCTGGTAAAAGCTGTGAAGCCTTCTGATAAAACAGAAAACGAAGTTTACACCAAAGCAACCAAGTTTATTCAGCAGGTTCAGGGGAAATCTTTCAACGATTTTTCTAATGTAGCCAAGAAAAACAATTATCAGTTTTCCAATCCAAAAGAAATTGGCCGTTTTCAGGGTCAGTTACCGGGGTTAGGTACGGATAAAGATGAAGAAATTATCGCTTGGGCTTTTGATAAAAAACGCGAAAAAGGAGATACC encodes:
- the lon gene encoding endopeptidase La, translating into MTEFEDIAFDEIMEDGFSVVTEEINISDILDDSKNSDQETYPILPVRNMVMFPKVVIPITAGREMSIQLLEEAHKNNEFIGIVSQNNSAIENPTEEDLYQIGTLAKIIKIIKLPEGNVTAITRGFQRFKIKNFTASKPYFKAEITKLREVNSKKTEEYNALLENIKALALQIIELDPNIPNAANFAIKNMNDPEDLLNFICTNANFPYSDKQKLLEEKSLMIRAQKCYELMHDDFRKLELRNQIHLKTNKELDKSQREYFLNQQMRTIQDELGGGPESDVEELLEKAKKIKWNEEVDDHFKKEINRLQRQNPNSPDYNVQRNYLDFFTDLPWEKYSKDIFDIRKAEKVLDKAHFGLEDIKKRILEHMAVLKLKNNMKSPILCLVGPPGVGKTSLGKSVADALGRKYVRLSLGGLHDESEIRGHRKTYIGAMAGRILQSIKKAGTSNPVIVLDEIDKIATGIHGDPSSALLEVLDPEQNNSFYDNFLEMGYDLSKVMFIATANSLSTVQRPLLDRMEVIEIAGYTLEEKVEIAKRHLIKKQQEENGLDAKSFKLGNPELKHIVDAHTSESGVRGLEKQIASVARWIALQTAMEKTYNPKISVEKIDEILGIPRMKNLSEITSVPGVVTGLAWTSVGGDILFIESILSEGKGTLTMTGNLGNVMKESATIALEYIKAKHTELGINSEDIQKNNIHVHVPEGATPKDGPSAGIAMLTSIVSSFKNKKVKSHLAMTGEITLRGKVLPVGGIKEKLLAAARAGIKEIILCEANRKDVEEIKKDYLKMLKVHYVSRMSEVIDLALER
- a CDS encoding peptidylprolyl isomerase; this encodes MAVLGEIRNRPWLLMGIIAIAMLAFVVNPDSLEKLFGAKPGVYGKVNGDEITKEDFDDQLFLLQQQAQQQGQPAKGLEEQAWQMVVQSKLIEQQFDKMGLTLTEDMFWNQIQFDPMFAQNKENFDAKGNFKVQEIKKQIEELQTSGNVEMYNNWLKTRKAMQYRMMARQLFANVSTGITVSKKEAEEMMKQRDQVADIDFVKVDYAAYAQKNPVKITSQDLTDYIKKHPVMFKRDASRNVGLVYFPAAPSSEDDATAQKEINKLFAEGSEVSGGKENFQNTTNDSMFVALNSDMPFNPQYFSASQLPVAIKDKVAAASIGTTFGPYKEQNFYVVSKILDKKPSDSTLSRHILVSYKGNQAAGTATRTKEEAKKLADSINTVVKADPSKFVELLKYSSDPGSAAQGGSVGWTTPATPFVPEYLSFLANNGKGATAVVETQFGYHVINIEDKKSGAMTYKVANLVKAVKPSDKTENEVYTKATKFIQQVQGKSFNDFSNVAKKNNYQFSNPKEIGRFQGQLPGLGTDKDEEIIAWAFDKKREKGDTDIFTVDGTGDRIVAFLNGVQDTGSADPEAVRDQIEPIIKNKMIAKQISDKIAAAKATSLDQIVKLFGGTKQSAQVNMLSPQVGGAMEPRVAGAAFGVAKGKLSNPVEGMTGVYVLVKKSETINKQPGDIKQVTQSIAGQNAQQFGQFLLKSLQDNANIKDYRIEVYNKAAQQQ